The following DNA comes from Magnolia sinica isolate HGM2019 chromosome 18, MsV1, whole genome shotgun sequence.
aatcatcatcttgaaacatctagtagATAGATCCCACTCTATATTGTTGATGATTCCAAActggatgattctaaccatgtgatctatggctCATGAATAATAGATGGTTGTAAAAAATCGGCCCtcttcaaagggttaggatcatccaatcggcATGATTTTGTGTCATTGCTTGCTCCAATTAATAGTACTAAATGAACTGTCCCGACTCCAGATCGATGATTGGATGTCCCACATGTCATTCAAAAGGTTAGGGGTTATTGCTAACATCCCCTAGAGCTGGAGATGGGGTTTCATGCCAATTTGTCACATGTGCAAGGCATTTGAGCCGACCACAAGTTTGGCTACATCATCAAGGTCTAAAAGAGGAAACAAAGTTGTTTCGTACCATTGAAGTCAACGGTCAGCCACACCAACAAGATGTGGGAGAAAATTAGGTTGTTTTACAATTATCCAGACGTGTCATGGCTATCATGGGCTGCAGTCAACCCCATGCTTAAGCGCATTACTTTACAGATTGAGGTTGAGTCTTAGATGCCCTCCTATGCACAATAAGATGTGATTTAAacaactaaacaaaaatcaaaatatgCGAGTGTATAACTAGAAGCCTGAACTTTCATCGATGGAATGCGCAAAGTTAAGTTTTCATTATGTTAATAGGGATGAGGGATACGCCAATTTTACTTGCGGCAAAGATGGGGGTGACAGAAGTGGTGGAGAAAATCTTGGAAGTTTTCCCAGTTGCAAtacaagatatgaatgatgaGCAGAAGAACATAGTGTTGTTGGCAGTGGAGAATAGGCAACCCCAAGTGTACCAGCTTTTGCTAAAGAGGAAGCTTTTGCAAGAGACTGCGTTTAAAAAAGTGGACCATAAGGGGAACGGCGCCCTTCATCTAGCTGTGACGCTAGGCCAAAATCAGCCCAAGCTTATTCCTAGTGCCGCTCTTCGCAAAAATCGACCCTAGCATATTCCTGGTGCCGCTCTTCAATTGCATTGGGAGATCAAGTGGTACAAggtgcaatctctctctctctctctctctctctctctctctctctcagtgtgtgtgtgtgtgtgtgtgtgtatagaaaGTCTCAAGTTCAACCGGTTGaattgtacacacacacacacacacacacacacacacacacactgagcatgtttgattttttagagtAAAGGTAAATGCATGGGTAATGGGCAATAATTATTTCCCTATGTAATTACCGCACCGTTCCCTATGGTTAATTTAGCTCTTACTTTTTCTAACGCCAAAACCGAGGATGCtgccaaatatatgtggggcccaccgtgatgtatgtagattatctacaccgttcatccatcatgcctaatgaatttagggcatgagccaaaaaatgaggtagattcaaagttcaagtggaccacaccgtagtaaaaatggattcgaacactcaccgttaaaaacttcttgggcccactgtttactttggtgtgggccacttgaatgttagatttgcctcattcttcagctcatgtGTCAAAATGTtttggtgaaatggatggacgacacagATATGTTGTATAcatgatgatggggcccacaaatttatgtCAGTcattttggacctttttcgaaGCAAGAATACTGTCATaatttcaaacaggtgaaattgtaataattggcAATTCACGGGGCATTTACactgaatttggaaaatcaaacaggcctatAGAGAaactctcaagtccaaccagttgggaTGTACAACCGCTTTAGTTATTGGGGATCAATTTATGTTATTGCCAGTGATAAATAAAGGGAGGGAATAAATGGAGTTAAAAAGGTAATAATAAATGCAAGCATGCATGGTATTATTTTTCAAATAATTAAATAACTCATTTCTACCTAGTATTTATGAGCATTAATTCAAATTAGCAAAATCTAAACTAGTTAGACCTAATGtatagtccaaccggttggactatatatagaaataaattaaaaaagaaatctGTAGAAAAAGTGGAAAGAAagagtagagagagggagagagaagagaggttaGGGCAACTTGATATGTTATGTATGTTGGTCTTTTGGctaattcacacacacacacacacacacacaaactttAGAGAAACATATAATGCTGCACGAGAATATAAAGCATTCATACACACAAAAACATAATTACATTTCCACACTCCCTCTAAAGTTGGAACATCAATATCAATCATGCCAGGATATAAGATTTTCGACATGTAGCTTGAACTTTCGTTGTTCGTTGAATCCTTTCTTCAAATAGGAGGCTATAACCAAACTCGACAACCATCAAGTCACCAACTCATCATTCACATGCAAAATCTTCCCACAAATACATGCAACATTACACAATAAATGAGTAAACTACATTCACAACACTTGAGAAGATACACACACAATGGCATGTGCAACATGTATGCAACACTATGTTAGTGAATTACACCCACAACTCAACAAAGTCTTAATAAAGGAAGAAATTGTGAACGGAAAAGGAAAACTCCACTACTAGTTGAAGTCCTCGATGTCAAGTTGGGGTCAAGCATTACGTCAAACAGTTTGTGTGTGTAGTACCTCTAAGCATGGAACGAGAACTCCAATGACACAATCACCATCTTCATCATGATTACACATCTCATTTCATAGCCTCACAACATCAGAACATGAATGCATAAAGAAATTCCAgacaaaccataaaaaaaaaaaaaaaagggggttgaCAGCACCCATTTCTCACAAAAAACATTATAGCACACCCAAATTTTGACACAACTTCATTATTCTTGCTTCTAGTGATTGCACCTGATCAACCGTACTTGCTTCATGTGAAAAatctgcccaaaaaaaaaaaaaaaaccctttaaaaAACAGCACAGATAGAAAACCGAAATCTGAACTTTTTCCAACTTCTATATTTGCGCTGAAACAccacgaaaaaaataaaaacttttctaAAAATTGCAGAAAAATCACCAATATTCTTTTAAAATTATTATCTTTTAGATCCCATAATTTTTTGCTTCAAAGGACAGCCTAGCCATATCCTACTGACATCATTCGTACGTACATATGATGTCAGCACTGGGCCCCATAATTGTAGGCTGTGATTAGGTCCACAAACCGCTCTAATGTCAAGCAAAAGTAGATTCAAAAAGAAatttgttaaaaataataataataaaattatttaaaaaaaaaaaaaagagtggaaGAGaaagggtagagagagagagagagagaagagagaagagagaagagagagagagagagagagagagagagagagagagagagagagagagagagacgttagGGCAACTCGTTGTGTTGTGCATGTTAATCTCTTTActgtctctctctcacacacagaAACAAACACAATTACATGTATTtccactgtgtgtgtgtgtgtgtgtgtgtgtgtgtgtgatttcccatacccactatttcttgtgtcTAGCCGCTTAAATCTTGGACTTGCCTATTTTCCAAGCTCTCATCCTAACGTGTGCTGGTAaaactaatggacagagtggatttcacacaaacatcatggtgggtcccagggaGCTTTGGGGTATAGGAATTCACGTCTGTAAGGCCAAGAGCCCTACCAATCAGCTTATTTAGTTCaacattattttttaaatatatttaactTGGAGAATGAATTTCCTATTGGTATCATGCACCTTTTCTTAGTATCATTTTTCTCATACCAATTAGATATGCATGATCAATGCAACAACACTAGTTCTGGTGAATGGCATGTTTAACCTACTTGATTAATGGCCCTGATCTCTGACACATGTCCACTCTTATCCTTCGCACATCTTCCACCCCCTCACATGAGGGACCCCTTCTAGATTCATGACCCATTGTGACATAGGAGTGCATAGTGAAATGGAAGAGGAAgagatcaccatcttcttcttcttctaacatAAATCCTTGAATCCACAAGCCAAAAAGAAAACCCCACTTAAAAAGAGAACAAATTTGATAATAATTGATTATTTTTGTTTACAATGTCATAACGTGACTTATATAAGTCTTACAATCGTAACTTTCCCAAAATGGTAAATTTTCAATAACATTCTAGAGAGAGTAAAGATGTCTAATCCTACCAAACTCTCCACTAAGACTCGAAACAAAGATTTTAGGTGGTTACAAGACTcttcaagctttttttttttttttttttaagtgacttactataaatagtaaatttttaacCAATTGCAAGGTAATGGCTGCCAGACACTATACTTTGTGTTAGACCCTAGATTGAACTTTCTAGTCCTATTTCTTTCAATCCTAGCTGTCCATGGGATTGTCCTTGACTTTGtcttaaaagaaaacaatgcattGAAAATGAGGTAGGCACCTGGTTTTAGTTTATGAGATGCTAATTAAATTTAGTGGCATGTGAAAATAATATCATACACCAAAATACAACGTTGTTGTCGTTGGTTTTGTGGCTGTTCTGTTTCTGGTTGCATTTTAAGCTAAAAATTGTGTTTCTCTAATAAATGAACCAGTTCATCATGGACTCGATGCCTCGCCATTTCTTCCCACACCACAACAATGATGGTCAGACCCCCAAGGAGATATTCACCGAGACGCATGAAGATCTAGTCATAAAAGGTGGTGCATGGCTAACCAACACATCCCAGTCATGCTCGGTCGTGGCGGCTCTCATTGCCACCGTTGCTTTCGCAACTGCAGCGACTGTACCTGGCGGTGTTAAAGAAGAAAATGGCAGCCCCAGACTTGTAGGCGAGCTAGCATTCAAAGTGTATGCCATCTCCTCAGTAATCGCGTTATGCTTATCCATCACCTCGATCGTGATGTTCTTGGCAATTCTCACTTCTAGATACCAAGAGAAACATTTTGCGAGGGACTTGCCAATAAAGATGATAAGGGGACtcacctctctcttcctctcgatCATTTCCATGCTAGTTTCCTTCTGCGCCGGCCATTTCTTTGTGCTCGAAGACAAGATAAAGTACGCAGCCTATCCCGCGTACATAATCACATGTTTGCCTGTCACATTCTTAGCGCTAGCACAGTTTTCACTCTATATTGATCTCCTCAGGTCAATCTTCACACGTGTTCCGCAACGCACACACAAGATAGTTTCTTTCTAGCTCATCACCTCGTGTCCCTGTATTTGTGCATAAGCTATGAAAAACACTTAATGGTCTGCCCACCTGCATCCAAGCATACATATGGCATGTGTTTGTGTGAGTTCCAAACTTTTCGCCAGGTGAGCCGCACCGTTTATGTCTTTTGGCAGAGAATTTAGGCTGCTTAACTCCTCAGGTTGGCTACACTGTAACATTTTTTTTGAATGATTCTACAGTGTAAAATATAAATGGACAGCTACAAAAGAAAATGTTTGCACTGTGCATTGGTTTCAAACATTGTGGCCCCGGATTTATGTGCCAAAAGATCTAATCAATGTGACCCACCAGATAGAATGCTTGGATCTGGCATATATTAGCCATATTGACAACTGTTTCAATGTAGATGGGTCAtgaaatttggtttttttttttttttttttgaaaagtttgaAATGTGTGTGGATGTTGGGTTCCATGGCCCTGCGTTGTAACTTGAGATTGTTTTGGTTGTTTGGTTTGCTTCACTGCAGccaatgtatggatgtatgtTACTCTTTACCAGCTTGAAATGTAGAATTAGCGGATGATTTTCCTGAGAATCATTATCCAAGTAGTATGTCACAGTTGTGTGAGTAGATAAACAAACTCATGTAAATAAGATACCACATGGGTTGGTTTAGTTGTAGTCTGATTTGATTTTGCACAAGGGGGAATGATCACAATCGTTGGAATGTATGGTAATAACTGTGTGTTTAGGCTGTTCGGTGCCAACCTGTGATGTTTACATGCAATCCAAACTGTGAATCTGGTGCACCTCCTCACGTTAAACATATGGACAACAAACCAttctgatccaaatctcaggtggcacACATCACTGGGAACAATGCACGATCATGTCTAAAACCTATATGTTTgcatggtgtgttccacctgactTGCTGTGTCCCTTCGTCCTGTTGGGGTTCACCCAATGCATGGATTGGGTGGCATCTACAAGATAGGCGAAGCATCCCTCTCCCCAATGTCCATCAATGTTCCCttttgtgtggttcacttgagttatTATCAATATGAATCTTAGGATCTAGGTTTGAAGGTGGGGTGGGGTGTCAAGGTCATGtaatggaaggtttggatgtcaCTCACACATCAGCATTGATCCCACACAGTTCAAACGAATGGTAATTACCACACATTCAAACGCATGTGCCCATTTCCCCTGCATAAGTGTTAACACAAGATACTCCATTGTGGAAAACtatatgatatttatttcattGAGAATGAGTGGAGATTGAGCAATCGGTTGGATATGTTCATGGTGTGGTATTTGCACGGAGGCCCACaaaatgtgtgttggacctatTGAACAACTATAGATCAATGAATTGATTGTCCAAGGGCATCAATGCAACTAGGAACATTGTAACTTTTAGTGCtctaagagcactggagcatttcttcatatcttttcctttttcaaaaaaataaaataaaataaaatcagccttaggaaaggaaataaaagaaatgggaAAAGGAGATAAGTGAAATATGCActttactttcttcttcttcttctttttcttcttcttcttttttgaaaggtTCACTTTACTTAGAAATGTAGGATGCAGGCTTCCTACTTCCACAAGGTGATTCAAAGGATAACTTGCAAAATCTATGGTTGGAAAGAGAAGCTATGATCCTCAAGGGCAAGCTAGTTTTTTCTAAAGCATCCCCTTGAGCACTCCCATCCACATCTCACAGTTGTTCACGTCCCAAAAGTAATTATTAATTTCATGGAAGCTTTGTTTGCAAATTTCTTTTGGTAAGCATCAAGAGAAAGACATAGAAGATACTTAATATCAAGGAGGAGGATGTGCTTTCCAAAGTGGGAAGGGACCTAGACATCCACAATGGCAGACATCATGCAAAGCTTCGTATTGAAGCTAGGTTGTGATTTGATCTTGTCTATGTCTATTTAGATAAGGTTCATGCTAGCAAAAGTATCTTCCTGGTGGCCATATTTCATCAGCAGGATGATTCTTTCATGCGGCATAGTGTTCATTCTTGCCTTGATATTCGTCAGGAAAAAACTTAATAGCTGGTTGGGTGGGGCCTCATCAGTTTTTGATGCAACAGATGGGTGAAAATGGCCCTCTGATTGAAATGTTGGAAAATAGGCATGCAGAGGATACAAGCTTAACAATTGCTGAGGTAGCGAACATTGAGGGCAATTTCGAAATTGAAGCAAAGTGCAGGCCTATTCCGTctaatgtgtttcatgtcccgATTGCTAGTGGTGTGTGGATACTTGAGTATGATGACCATCCCATCTGGATTCCATTTGTTGAGGGCTCCTTTTCTGTGAAATGAGCATGGAAAAAACCTCCGGAGGCATGAATCTACTCACAGTTGAGCAAGGTTGTTTTGGTATGCAATGGTCATCATCAACATCTATGCcttaccccaattaattggggttggctacatgaatcctgttccggcCTCCCATTCTACCAAGGACCAGACCTTCGGTTAGACCATAggttatcaagtcttttcttaccacctccatccatgtccttttgggccacCCCCTTGCTCTTTTAGAGCCTTTTGGCATGCTATGATGCTGCCCAAAATTTCAGTATTCATATGAAAATTATGGCACAAATCAGTGCATGTGAATGACCGGGTAAAAGACACAAGGGTGGCCGAGCCATCCAAGTGTGAATGCTGCTTTGAAGAAGGTAGTGTACCCTGCCAAGGCTTAGATCACCTAGTTATGGAAGGGGGCTGGCCGGAAAGGTATGGTCCTTCAGCCAAGCCTTCAGTGTTGCCTTAATTACTAATTAGTTCATTCATCAGAGATTGCTTGAGCAATTTTCTATAGCAGATGACATCAATCAATTTAAGATCTTAAAAGGGCTGTTACCAGGATCCATCTGTTGGGAATTATGCCGTGCTCAAACTGAGAgcaaattcaaaggtaggaagaCTCTATTGCTAGAATTATGTAGATGGTTATAGGCTGGGCTAATGCAGTGTACGTGGAAAAATAATTCAAGGAGCAGGCTGGGTTTGATGAATTAATTGCACTGAGATTGATCGAAATTAGCATCAGTTAGGTTAGAAAGATCATTATCATTCCCCCCCAAACGTTAATGTCGATGGGTTGTCAAGAGATAACTCAGTTCGAGTGTTGATGCCGAGACTATAAGGGTGATGTCTTCTTCGCATTTCACAACTTTCATGGCATAACTTCTAACATGTATCGAAAATCTGGGCCATCTATGATCAGCTGATGATGTGCAAGAGCTTGGGGCTGTCAGGTGTTCTTGTTGAGAGCAATTCCCAACTTGTTGTGGAAGGGTTATGCTCTAGAGCCAAAGGACCATGGCTGGAGTGCCACTGGTGGGGAGAGATCCAGAGAGTCCTTCAAGACCTGGACAGTCAAATTAGACAAAT
Coding sequences within:
- the LOC131233569 gene encoding ankyrin repeat-containing protein ITN1-like codes for the protein MDSMPRHFFPHHNNDGQTPKEIFTETHEDLVIKGGAWLTNTSQSCSVVAALIATVAFATAATVPGGVKEENGSPRLVGELAFKVYAISSVIALCLSITSIVMFLAILTSRYQEKHFARDLPIKMIRGLTSLFLSIISMLVSFCAGHFFVLEDKIKYAAYPAYIITCLPVTFLALAQFSLYIDLLRSIFTRVPQRTHKIVSF